TGACCGATGCGTTACCATCCCTCAAACGCTTCATCCTCGACAAAACCGAAGGCAACCCGTTCTTCATGGAAGAGATCGTGCAGGAATTACGCGAGCAAGGTCTGTTGACACAAACTATCGGGATGGGTGTGAAACCCGCCCCTACGATACACATTCCAACCACGGTCCAAGGAGTTCTCTCCGCCCGCATGGATCGCTTACCGGCGCAAGAGAAAGCATTACTGCAAACACTGGCAGTGATCGGACGCGAATTCTCTTCCAGTCTTCTGCACAAAGTGGTCACAGAACGGGAAGAGCATCTGCAGCGGCTCTTATCGCGGTTACAGACCAGTGAATTTGTCTACGAACAGCCTGCATTTCCCGAAGTGGAGTACATCTTCAAGCATGCACTGACGCAGGAAGTGGCATACAACTCTTTACTTATCGAACGGCGCAAAGTGCTGCACGAACGTACGGGGCAAGCGATTGAGGAAGTGTACCGCACTCGGCTTGCCGATCATTACAATGAGTTAGCCTATCACTACAGTCGGAGTGGCAACACGCAGAAAGCCGTCGATTATCTCCAACTGGCTGGGGAACAAGCGGTACAGCGGTCGGCAAATACAGAAGCAATAACACATTTAACTTCGGCCTTAGAGTCGCTTAAGGTGCTGCCGGAGACACCTGAGCGAGATCGACAAGAGCTTGCCACTCTCCTCGGTCTTGGTACATCGCTGATTGCCATGAAAGGGTACGGTACTACCGAAGCGGAGCAAATTTATACTCAGGCGCAGAGATTGTGTCTACAGATAGGAGAACCGTTACAGGTTGCACAAGTTCTGTTTGGGCAATGGGCATTTAACGCCGTGCAAGGAAACCTCAAAACCTCTCTTACCCTGGGAGAACAGCTCCTTGCTGTCGCCCATCGCCAGAATAATTTAACTTTATCTCTTATCGCCCACGGGATTGTGGGGGGAACGTTACTGTGGCTTGGAGAGTTGATTCCCGCACAAAAACATTTTGACCAAGCTCTGGCTTTGTATAAGGTTGAACAGCATGGCGGTCTGGCCTATCACTTGGGACAGGATCCGGGCTCTTGGGTTCCAGGTTTTGCTACAGCAAATCTCTGGTGTCGTGGTTATCCAGACCAAGCGTTGACTCTTGTTCAGATCGTGCTTTCCTCAGCTCAGATCTTTTCTCACCCTTTTAGTTTGGCAGCGACACTGGGTTACGCTGCCTTTGTACGCCTGTTCCGTCGTGAAGGGAAAGAGGCTTATGCTCACGCGGAAGCATCATCAATACTTACTGAGGAACACGGGTTTGCAGAATGGTCTGTGTACTCATCTAATCTGCAAGGGTGGGCGCTTGTTGAACATGCGGCGCAAACCGGAGCCCGAGAGCAGAGAGAAGCGGGCATTACACGGCTCCAAGAGGGATTGGCTGCTTTCGGTGCCACGGGGGAACAGCTGTGGGTGCCATTTTTCTCGGTGCGTTGGCTTTGGGATACGAGCGAAACGGCCAGACAGGTGAAGGATTGAAGGTAATTGACGAGGCACTGGTGCTGGCAGAGAAGAATGAAGAACGTTTCTACGAAGCTGAACTTCACCGGCTCAAAGGGGAACTGACACTACAAAAGTCCAAGCCTAGTCTCGATCAAATTATGACAAGTCAAGACAAGTCTGAAGACACCAGCCTTCGGTCCCTGACTCCTGATCCCCAAGCTGAAGCTGAGGCGTGTTTTCTGAAGGCGATTGAAATTTCTCGCAAACAACACGCCAAATCCCTCGAACTGCGGGCAACAGTTAGCCTCGCACGATTGTGGCAGCGACAGGGAAAAAAAGCCGAAGCTCACCGGATATTATCTGAAGTCTACAACTGGTTCACCGAAGGATTCGACACAAAAGATTTGCAAGAGGCAAAGGTGTTAATTGAAGAGTTGGCATGAATGAAGAGAATTTGTGGGAAATACAGAGCGTCGGTTTGAGAAAGAGCGAAAGGGACTCAAGTGAAGATTGGTGGTCTGATCTGGCTCGCCGAAATCGTCGATAAGCTGGACTGGAAGCATAACGTCCAACAGCAAGAAGTGAGAGAGGTCTTTCGGCGGAAGCCCAAGTATCGCTTTGTTGAGAAAGGGCATCGCCGCGGGGAAAACGTGTATGTGGCCCAAGGACGAACAGAGGCAGGCCGTTACTTGAATGTGTTTTTTGTTTACAAGACGAATCAACGTGCGTTAATCTTATCAGCCCGCGAAATGACACCAGCGGAAAAGAGGACTTATGGGAAAAAATAAAAGTTCAATTTCTAAAGGCCAGTCGTATGCAGAAATGGGTGAATTCTGGGACACCCACGACCTGACTGAATACTGGGAGCAAACGAAACCCGTAGATTTTGAAGTCGATATCCGCTCTGAAGTCACCTACTACGCGTTGGATACCACGTTGTCGGCAGAGGTACGAGCACTGGCTGAACGGAGAGGGGTGTCTCCAGAGACCTTGTTGAATCTATGGGTACAGGAAAAACTCCACGGAGATGCCCGTCCGAATTCTTAAAAGAGAGATAGCTTGTTAAAAGCCTACTTCAAAGCAATCCAGAATGTGAGACCAGGAGATGAAAGAGAATGAACCGCCAAAGCCAAATCAAAATGACGCCGGAAGAGAGCAATAAGTTTCTCAGCGAAAAAGCGCGTACAATGATGTTGTGTACCATCGATAAAGATGGATTCCCGCATGCGGTCGCGATGGCCTATATGATCAAAGATGGCTGCGTGTATATGACGTCCTTCAAAAAAGCACAGAAAGTGGTGAACGCCCGCCGTAACCCGCAAGTCGCAGTGATGGTTGAAACCGGTACGGCATACAACGAACTGAAAGGCGTCATGATTCGTGGACGGTGTGAGGTCATCGACGAGCCTGATGAAGTATTCAAAATTATGCGGGAGATTCGTGCATTTCAGGAAGGCGGCACTCCGACTCCAGCCAGTGCTGTGGTGCAAGAACGTGCCAAGAAACGGGCGATTCTCAAAATCACACCGGTGAAAACCACCAGTTGGGATCACAGTAAGTTACCGCCGGATACGTACTAGGGGCTGGGGGTTAGGGGCTGGGGATTGGTTCTCCTTCCTCACAAGTCCCTAGCCCCAAGCTCCTAGTCCCAAATGGAGTAGTAGAAGAGGCTGAGAGGCCTTTCCCCCAGCGCTTACTTGATCCGCGTGAGCACGATGACAGGAATCTGCCGCTTGGTCTTTTTCGCATACTCGGCAAACGCTGGCATTTGTTCGGCCTGACGATCGTACAGACGCTGGCGTTCTTCGCCTGTCGGCACTGTAGCTTTGGCCTTAAAGCGTTCGTTGCCGACTTCGACTGTTACCTCAGAGTGAGCGACTAAGTTGTGATACCAAGAGGGATTCTTGGGGGCTCCGCCGAACGAGGCGATAACGACGAAACGATCGCCATCTTTTGTGAACGCAAGTGGAGGTGTATATGTCTTGCCACTCTTCGCGCCAGTTGTCGTCAACAACAGCAACGGTCTGTTAGCAAACTGACCGCCAACCTTTCCTTGGTTCGCACGGAATTCTGTAATCACCTTTTGGTTAAAATCATTTCGGTCAGACGCCGCCTGTGCAACTTGCAAGAGGGGACGATCTGCAGGAATTTGACCCCGATCCTGATTCACGGTCGTATCAACAAGAGGCGCTGGTTCCTTGATGGTGGCGGCAAAGCTGGTTTGCCCTGCGAAGAGAGAAGGAGCAATCACGAGTTGTGAAAATCGTAGAACCGTACGCATAGTGCTTCTCCTTTTTCCTCCCAAGTTTCGACCCACTTTACTTTTGAAAGAAGCGTGCACAAAGATCAAGGCCGTCGGAGATTCCTCTACTAAGGGAGAAACGTACATGAAATTCGGCTTTATGGAAGATTTTCGTAATCCAAAACAATGGCAACGGCCATTTCCGGCATTGTACAAGGACATTCTCGATCAGATCGTCCGCTGCGAGGAGCTGGGTTACGATAATGCGTGGCTTACTGAACATCACTTTACGGAAGATGGTTATAATCCCTCGGTTCTGCCGACGGCTGCTGCTGTGGCTGCGCGAACCAGTCGCATTCGCATAGGCACGTTTATTCTGCTGCTCCCATTCAATAACGCGGTGAGGACTGCTGAGGACTCCATCTGCGTTGACGTCATTTCTAATGGTCGGTTCGACCTCGGCGTTGGCCA
This region of Deltaproteobacteria bacterium genomic DNA includes:
- a CDS encoding BrnT family toxin, with amino-acid sequence MKIGGLIWLAEIVDKLDWKHNVQQQEVREVFRRKPKYRFVEKGHRRGENVYVAQGRTEAGRYLNVFFVYKTNQRALILSAREMTPAEKRTYGKK
- a CDS encoding nitroreductase family deazaflavin-dependent oxidoreductase, which produces MRTVLRFSQLVIAPSLFAGQTSFAATIKEPAPLVDTTVNQDRGQIPADRPLLQVAQAASDRNDFNQKVITEFRANQGKVGGQFANRPLLLLTTTGAKSGKTYTPPLAFTKDGDRFVVIASFGGAPKNPSWYHNLVAHSEVTVEVGNERFKAKATVPTGEERQRLYDRQAEQMPAFAEYAKKTKRQIPVIVLTRIK